The genomic interval TTGCTGGTGGGAAAGGGCCGACTATATCTATTCCCCACAAGGTAAACGTCCATGGAGAATTGATGTTTTACAAATCACAAGGGTGAAGGTGTATGAAGGGGCCGTGTTCCTGGCAATTTTGGCACCGTTTTACGAAATCAACACAATTAGCCCTCAAAGTAGGCCAATAATACCCAACCCTAAGTACTCTTTTTGCCATTGTTTGTGCTCCCGAGTGTATTCCACATGCACCATGGTGTAGTTCTTTTAATATGTATTCGGCCTCGACTTTTGATACACATTTAAGCAGCGGAGTAGAATATCCTCTTTTGTATAGATCATTACCTACTAATACAAAACGAGAGGGAATTTTTCTCATAGCGAGATCGTTGCACTCCTTCTCGACTTCCTGGTCTTCCAGCACACTCTTAATCTCATAAATCCAATCGACATCCTCTCTGCCTGTTGCCATGCATTCCTCAATTACAACCGACGGAGCAAACAAGGTTTATCGTATGACGGTGTCATGTCGGTCTTTCTACTTATTATTGGCCAGTTTTGATAACATGTTAGCTCGAGAGTTATCTTCTCGTTTTATGTGATATACAGTAGCGCTTTCGAATCTTGCCATGATGTCCATCACTCGGTGATAATACTTTAGAAGCAACGGGTCCTTCACTTGGTACTTCTCATTTATGTGACCAACTATCAACTGTGAGTCTGTCTTACACTCGACTTTTCGGGCTCCCATATCTTTGGCTAACAACAAACCAGCTATGAGCTCTTCAAACTCAGCTTGGTTGTTTGATGCTTTGAAGCCAAAATGTAATGATTTCTCTATGCAGAGGCTTCCCGACCTTTCAAGGACAACCCTTGCTCCTCCTCCGCTTTTGCTGGAAGATCCATCTACATATAAAATCCATGTTGCTTCCGGCTCCA from Phaseolus vulgaris cultivar G19833 chromosome 1, P. vulgaris v2.0, whole genome shotgun sequence carries:
- the LOC137815947 gene encoding uncharacterized protein, encoding MIRWSIELFESGIKYEPRGPIKSQNLADFTSELQDNLEPEATWILYVDGSSSKSGGGARVVLERSGSLCIEKSLHFGFKASNNQAEFEELIAGLLLAKDMGARKVECKTDSQLIVGHINEKYQVKDPLLLKYYHRVMDIMARFESATVYHIKREDNSRANMLSKLANNK